TTTCCAGGGCTGTAGTGATAACCGCAGGGAGGCTGACAGGACGAATATTCAAACGCAACTGCCCCCGGATAATCCGTGAGACATCTAACAGATCTTCAACCAACTGAGCCTGAGCTTTAGCATTGCGTTCAATGGTTTCCAGGGCCCGATGGATAGTGGTTGGATCAAGCTGGCGGGTTTGCAGCAGATGCACCCAGCCCAGAACCGCATTCAGCGGCGATCGTAATTCATGGGATAGGGTCGCCAGAAATTCGTCCTTGAGTCGGTTAGCTGTTTCCGCTTCAGTCCGGGCTAACTGCTCAGACTGCAACAGCAGTAATCGTGCTTGTTCAGCCTCTCGTAATTCTGTGGCTGCCTGTTCCAGTGCTATGTAAGCCCGGACCTGGGATCGGGTAATCCCAAACAAAATCAGACTAATCAACCCACCAATCAAAGCAACAAAGGGAACCAGTCGGCGTTCTGAGTTAGAGTCCAGATCTGGACGGGAGGAGAAGGTAATGGTCCAGGGATGTCCAGCAATCTCGATCTTTCTGACCGTGTGAAATCGGGGTTGATAGGACAAATTCTTGAAGCGGTCCTTGTGTCGTGAATCATGTAACAGGTATTCTGGACGCGGCTCTAATCCGTCATAGATCTGGAAATTCACCAGCTCCCCCTGGGGCTCTCCAAAAATACCCTGGATAAAATCATCTGCCCGGAAGGGAATATAGACAAATCCTCTCAGGTTCGCCTGCCGCTGAGCTATTGTAGGGGGTGTGAGGGCTCCCTCATAAATTGGCAGATACAGCAGAAAACCGGCCTGTTTGTTAGGATCAATCTCCTGCACCAGGGTAACCCGACCAGACATAGCAGGCCTGCCGCTATCCCGAGCCCGTTCCATCGCTACCCGGCGAATGGGTTCCGTAAACATATCAAAGCCGATCGCCGCCTGATTGCGCCGGTCCAACGGTTCCAGATACACGATCGTATGGTACTCCTGCCGGACATAGGGGGGGCGAATGTAAAAATTCTGTACGCCCTGCCGCCGCATGGTCTGGACCAGGTCCTCTACCTGGGAAGGAGTAACTCGCCTGGAAAACCCAATTCCCTGAAGACCCGGGTACTGCTGACGCAAACTCAACTGGCTGACATAAATCCGAAATTCATTCAGGCTGACCCGATCGGTGGCTGCGAACAGACCATTGCCTGCCCGTAACAGGGCAATACAGGTATTGATCCGGTCCTGAATATCCTTTAAGGTTCGCTGTGTGGCATTGTCAAACTGGAGTTGATCTCTAGCCCTGGCAGTGGTCTCTACTGAGAGGATGGCGATCACAGTCAGCAACAGGGTTCCCAGCAAGACGAAGTAGGGAATGGCAATGCGACTAAGGCATCGGGCCCCCAATCTAGAAGTAAAGGACCGGAGCATTTCTGAAAGCTGGACTTGCATCCTGTTCGACATCCACAAGGGTTTGAGATTTCCTTTAACGGACGTTCACCGAATACGTAAATTGAAAGGCTGGAAAATCTCCCGGCTGCTTAGGTTTACCCGTCAGAACTAGGTCATAGCCACCCGCTTTAGGAAAGGTAATCTCTGTACCAGGAACCCCCTTGTATTGCTCCACTGCGATCGCTTTCAAGGTGGGTTGCAGGATAGGTTGGGGATTGCGACTGCGGGGAACCGCATAAACTGCCAGACGGCAGTCGCATTGGGAGAGGGAAATAGGCTGTCCACCTCGCCGAGTGAGGGCAAACCAGGCCCTGGAAGATTGGCCAGCCTTAGGGTTGTGGTTCGGCTCAATGTGGAAGGTGGCCGCAACGTTACCCTTGGTCTGGATATTGTGGGCTAGCATCGATCGGGCTGGACTTAACATAGAACAGCAGGTGAGGGCAGCCAGGTTAATCCCTGTGGCCCAAAATCGCTCTCCTATCACCTTTTTATTTTTGGGAAACATAGAACTTCTCCAATCGTAGGATAAACCAGAACCAGCGCTGACGAACCAGCAACACAAACAATAATCCTATCCCCAGGAACACAGTCCGAACTTCAGTGGCCATCGTCCCTTCCAGGTTGCCCAGGTAGTGAGAACCAATCAGCGCCGTATGCACCACCGCCAGCACCAGAGCTGGCATTGTCAGCAGGTGGATCAGCCGCCAGAACTTGCCCAGGAGGTTGATCAGGCGATCGTGGCTTGTCAGCACTGCAGGGGTCATCAGGGCCAAGGCAATGAGACCCGTCCAGATCCCCCACTGATGTTCTGGTAGTAGGAAGTTCACGGCATCCAGGTTCCAATCCAGGGTATGGTTCAGGCTATGGAGGCTATGGGCCACAGCCAGGATAAATGCTCCCACCCCCAGAAG
The DNA window shown above is from Leptolyngbya sp. 'hensonii' and carries:
- a CDS encoding CHASE domain-containing protein: MQVQLSEMLRSFTSRLGARCLSRIAIPYFVLLGTLLLTVIAILSVETTARARDQLQFDNATQRTLKDIQDRINTCIALLRAGNGLFAATDRVSLNEFRIYVSQLSLRQQYPGLQGIGFSRRVTPSQVEDLVQTMRRQGVQNFYIRPPYVRQEYHTIVYLEPLDRRNQAAIGFDMFTEPIRRVAMERARDSGRPAMSGRVTLVQEIDPNKQAGFLLYLPIYEGALTPPTIAQRQANLRGFVYIPFRADDFIQGIFGEPQGELVNFQIYDGLEPRPEYLLHDSRHKDRFKNLSYQPRFHTVRKIEIAGHPWTITFSSRPDLDSNSERRLVPFVALIGGLISLILFGITRSQVRAYIALEQAATELREAEQARLLLLQSEQLARTEAETANRLKDEFLATLSHELRSPLNAVLGWVHLLQTRQLDPTTIHRALETIERNAKAQAQLVEDLLDVSRIIRGQLRLNIRPVSLPAVITTALETVRPAAEAKRIQLQTVLDRQMGLVAGDLDRLQQVVWNLLSNAIKFTPEGGQVAVRLSLVMGSATREAQCLPNQKTSDPKMISGQARYAQLEICDTGKGISPEFLPYVFDRFRQADSSITRSYGGLGLGLAIVRQLVELHGGTIQARSEGEGKGATFMVTLPLIAVEQQSHLRRTVPEREASRLNSSSELAALRILLVDDEIDARQLMVQMLQTHGLEVVAVGSAEEAIWTVTALHQSSPFDVLISDIGMPDQDGYTLMGRIRTLKPEQGGGIPAIALTAYAGADNQQRSLQAGFQIHLNKPVNLAELLAAITTLSGL